Proteins co-encoded in one Synergistaceae bacterium genomic window:
- a CDS encoding phosphoadenosine phosphosulfate reductase family protein, with the protein MGRTVSQSIDKGSSVMLRLTIKTFYPPKPPLPLMHIDTTWKFKEWKFKEMIAFRDATVKRHWGCA; encoded by the coding sequence TTGGGCAGAACGGTAAGTCAATCCATAGATAAGGGTTCGTCGGTCATGCTTCGCCTCACCATAAAGACTTTTTACCCACCGAAGCCGCCGTTGCCTCTTATGCATATAGACACGACGTGGAAATTCAAAGAGTGGAAATTCAAAGAGATGATCGCTTTCAGGGACGCCACAGTGAAAAGACACTGGGGTTGCGCCTGA